One region of Eupeodes corollae chromosome 1, idEupCoro1.1, whole genome shotgun sequence genomic DNA includes:
- the LOC129944605 gene encoding uncharacterized protein LOC129944605 → MIQKLWCRGTDWDEPISSDLKEEWQVFQKELPLIQHVKIPRWINTHNTRQSVELHGFGDASEKAYGEVVFIRVLDNAENNHIHILISKTKVAPLKTVSLPRLELCEALLLTSLLNYTKEVLDVSNAKVYAWSASMITLAWIKAQPFKWTTFVSNRVAEIQQSTNCDIWKHIPTAHKPADLAYSGVSPSALGTQDLCWIGPLFLREKWQFEIPVQPSTLDTESERKRNNAKIIRAIAFCYRYKWNCLAKRRKTLRISGELNPDELQVAALLVHKAVQRLMFTAELSELENKNTIPKFLLSLNAFIDSNGLLRVGGRLEDTLLSHNQQLKIILKPNYHFSELVMRDAHNKTLHGGNQQIAAFIRMTYWITRPKQHHQQQQQQPLNTTRT, encoded by the coding sequence ATGATTCAAAAATTATGGTGCAGAGGAACCGATTGGGATGAACCCATTTCATCAGATCTCAAAGAAGAATGGCAAGTTTTTCAGAAAGAACTGCCTTTAATACAACACGTTAAAATCCCAAGATGGATAAATACACATAATACACGGCAATCGGTGGAATTGCACGGCTTTGGTGACGCGTCGGAGAAGGCTTATGGAGAAGTTGTCTTCATACGTGTCCTTGATAATGCCGAAAATAAccacatacatattttaatatcaaaaacaaaagtggcTCCATTGAAAACAGTCAGTCTACCACGACTAGAACTTTGTGAAGCTCTACTCTTGACATCACTGTTAAACTACACAAAAGAAGTTCTCGATGTCTCGAACGCAAAGGTATACGCATGGTCAGCCTCAATGATTACGTTGGCTTGGATTAAAGCACAACCTTTCAAATGGACAACGTTTGTCAGTAACAGGGTTGCTGAAATCCAACAATCAACAAACTGCGATATTTGGAAACACATTCCAACAGCCCATAAGCCAGCTGATTTAGCATATAGTGGCGTTTCACCTTCAGCATTAGGAACACAAGACCTTTGTTGGATAGGGCCCTTATTTTTGCGAGAAAAGTGGCAATTTGAAATACCCGTACAACCATCTACTCTCGACACCGAAAGTGAACGGAAAAGAAACAATGCAAAGATCATTAGAGCAATTGCATTCTGTTATCGCTATAAATGGAATTGCCTTGCAAAAAGACGGAAAACATTAAGGATTTCAGGAGAATTGAATCCGGATGAGCTACAAGTTGCAGCCTTATTAGTGCATAAAGCAGTACAAAGGCTCATGTTCACTGCAGAACTGAGTGAATTAgagaataaaaacacaattccCAAATTCTTGTTATCACTCAATGCCTTCATCGATAGTAATGGGTTACTTCGTGTGGGTGGCCGACTCGAGGACACACTACTTTCACATAACCAGCAACTTAAGATCATTCTGAAACCCAATTACCACTTCTCTGAGCTAGTAATGCGAGATGCACACAATAAGACCCTACACGGAGGAAATCAGCAAATTGCGGCCTTCATTCGTATGACTTACTGGATAACAAGACCTAAACAACac